A single region of the Salarchaeum japonicum genome encodes:
- a CDS encoding phosphoglycerol geranylgeranyltransferase yields the protein MSNAWRNWDHVLKVDPDKSLVEGETFEDVCRTGTDAIEVGGTLDVTSEKMERVIDACRKHDVPLYQEPSNPAVVVDDEALDGYLVPIVLNAGGVSWITGAHKEWVRIDDVNWEKTTTEAYIVLNEESSVAELTEANCDQTPEDVAAYATVAERMLGQDIVYVEYSGTYGDPEVVAAAHDALDEATLFYGGGIGDYDAAYEMGERSDVIVVGDLLHDEGCDAVRETVEGVKDAHGKTIDA from the coding sequence ATGAGTAACGCGTGGCGAAACTGGGACCACGTCCTGAAGGTCGACCCGGACAAGTCGCTCGTCGAGGGGGAGACGTTCGAGGACGTGTGTCGAACCGGAACCGACGCCATCGAGGTCGGTGGAACGCTGGACGTGACGTCGGAGAAGATGGAGCGCGTCATCGACGCGTGCCGGAAGCACGACGTGCCGCTCTACCAGGAGCCGTCGAACCCGGCGGTCGTGGTGGACGACGAGGCCCTGGACGGGTATCTCGTTCCCATCGTGTTGAACGCTGGCGGCGTCTCCTGGATTACGGGCGCGCACAAGGAGTGGGTGCGCATCGACGACGTGAACTGGGAGAAGACGACGACGGAGGCGTACATCGTCCTGAACGAGGAGTCGAGCGTCGCGGAGTTGACGGAGGCGAACTGCGACCAGACGCCGGAGGACGTGGCGGCGTACGCCACCGTCGCGGAACGCATGCTCGGCCAGGACATCGTGTACGTCGAGTACTCGGGCACCTACGGCGACCCCGAGGTCGTGGCGGCCGCGCACGACGCGCTCGACGAGGCGACGCTGTTCTACGGCGGCGGTATCGGCGACTACGACGCCGCGTACGAGATGGGCGAGCGCTCCGACGTAATCGTGGTCGGCGACCTCCTGCACGACGAGGGCTGTGACGCCGTCCGCGAGACCGTCGAAGGCGTGAAGGACGCGCACGGGAAGACCATCGACGCCTGA
- a CDS encoding PadR family transcriptional regulator yields the protein MSEAQRAVRQDARDLTAFQKNILVVLAEEARYGLAIKRELEDYYGEEVNHGRLYPNLDDLVNKGFVEKSELDKRTNEYALTDDGFAAVLDDIEWTLSKFVTDDDRAETVRDLVGN from the coding sequence ATGTCAGAGGCACAACGCGCGGTGCGTCAGGACGCCCGCGATCTGACTGCGTTCCAGAAGAACATCCTCGTCGTACTCGCGGAGGAGGCCCGCTACGGTCTCGCCATCAAACGCGAACTCGAAGACTACTACGGCGAAGAAGTGAACCACGGCCGTCTCTACCCCAACCTCGACGACCTCGTCAACAAGGGATTCGTGGAGAAGTCCGAACTCGACAAGCGCACGAACGAGTACGCGCTCACCGACGACGGCTTCGCGGCCGTCCTCGACGACATCGAGTGGACGCTCAGCAAGTTCGTCACCGACGACGACCGCGCCGAGACCGTCCGCGACCTCGTCGGGAACTAA
- a CDS encoding DUF7108 family protein, producing MTELPEDAVDEAERLTRLARRVGDEEEAAAYRERRDALLAEHDYEARVREDDDGDTLVCYPAEWLADGTVRVERIEDTDRAAERSLTRGGEAEEWESVEEHNRALVERVREAHGDAEAANARAFADFMGNHYSRRMETATRAELREFREEYYPRNVWPTDEQEAALERSLRAVFEIAGEQYPS from the coding sequence ATGACTGAGCTTCCGGAGGACGCCGTGGACGAGGCCGAACGCCTGACGCGGCTCGCGCGCCGCGTCGGCGACGAGGAGGAAGCGGCGGCGTACCGCGAGCGCCGCGACGCCCTGCTCGCCGAACACGACTACGAGGCGCGCGTCCGCGAGGACGACGACGGCGACACGCTCGTCTGCTATCCCGCGGAGTGGCTGGCGGACGGGACGGTTCGCGTGGAGCGCATCGAGGACACCGACCGCGCCGCCGAACGCTCGCTCACTCGGGGCGGCGAGGCCGAGGAGTGGGAGTCCGTGGAGGAGCACAACCGCGCGCTCGTCGAACGGGTGCGCGAGGCGCACGGGGATGCCGAAGCGGCGAACGCGCGGGCGTTCGCGGACTTCATGGGCAACCACTACTCGCGGCGGATGGAGACCGCGACCCGCGCGGAACTCCGGGAGTTCCGCGAGGAGTACTACCCGCGGAACGTCTGGCCGACCGACGAACAGGAAGCGGCGCTGGAGCGGTCGCTACGCGCGGTGTTCGAAATAGCGGGAGAACAGTACCCGAGTTAG
- a CDS encoding transcription initiation factor IIB: protein MSRSTRERERTDTTETDSGVRTCPECESDSLVLNADRAELTCEDCGLVVEDEQIDRGPEWRAFNHSERQEKSRVGAPTTQTMHDKGLTTQIDWKDKDAYGRSLSSEKRSQMHRLRKWQERIRTKDAGERNLQFALSEIDRMASALGVPRSVREVASVIYQRALKEDLIRGRSIEGVATACLYAACRKEGIPRSLEEISEVSRVERKEIGRTYRYVSQELGLEMKPVDPKKYVPRFSSELQLSEEAQSKANEIIETTAEQGLLSGKSPTGFAAAAIYAASLLCNEKKTQREVAEVAQVTEVTIRNRYQEQIEAMGIHG from the coding sequence ATGTCACGGTCCACTCGCGAGCGGGAGCGCACCGACACCACCGAGACCGACAGCGGCGTGCGGACGTGCCCCGAGTGCGAGTCGGACTCGCTCGTCCTGAACGCCGACCGCGCCGAGCTCACCTGCGAGGACTGCGGCCTCGTCGTAGAAGACGAACAGATAGACCGGGGGCCGGAGTGGCGTGCGTTCAACCACTCGGAGCGCCAGGAGAAGTCCCGCGTCGGCGCGCCAACCACCCAGACGATGCACGACAAGGGCCTCACCACCCAGATCGACTGGAAGGACAAGGACGCCTACGGCCGGTCGCTCTCCTCCGAGAAGCGAAGCCAAATGCATCGGTTGCGGAAGTGGCAGGAGCGGATTCGGACGAAGGACGCCGGCGAGCGCAACCTCCAGTTCGCCCTCTCCGAAATCGACCGCATGGCCTCCGCCCTCGGTGTGCCGCGCTCGGTGCGCGAGGTCGCCTCCGTCATCTATCAGCGCGCGCTGAAGGAAGACCTCATCCGCGGCCGCAGCATCGAGGGCGTGGCGACGGCGTGTCTGTACGCCGCCTGCCGGAAGGAGGGGATTCCGCGGAGCCTGGAGGAGATTTCCGAGGTATCGAGGGTGGAACGGAAGGAAATCGGCCGCACGTACCGGTACGTCTCTCAGGAGTTGGGGTTGGAGATGAAGCCCGTCGACCCGAAGAAGTACGTGCCGCGGTTCTCCTCGGAACTCCAGTTGTCGGAGGAGGCGCAGTCGAAGGCGAACGAAATCATCGAGACGACGGCCGAGCAGGGCTTGCTGTCGGGGAAGTCACCGACGGGGTTCGCGGCGGCCGCGATTTACGCCGCGAGCCTGCTCTGCAACGAGAAGAAGACCCAGCGCGAGGTCGCCGAGGTGGCGCAAGTCACCGAAGTCACCATCCGGAACCGCTATCAGGAACAGATAGAGGCGATGGGGATTCACGGCTAG
- the dcd gene encoding dCTP deaminase, whose translation MILSDADLLDRLEAGDLVVEPLDDPDLQIQPASIDVRLGREFLEFQRANIPCIHPNDETEVDDYVTETVVEEEGEFILHPGDFVLGTTHERVEVPDDLVAQVEGRSSLGRLAVVVHATAGFIDPGFRGKITLELSNLGTAPVALSPGMRISQLVFTELTSRADRPYGSARGSKYQDQGGPQASRIRGDREFGGEQ comes from the coding sequence ATGATACTCTCCGACGCCGACCTCCTCGACCGACTGGAGGCCGGCGACCTCGTCGTCGAACCGCTCGACGACCCCGACTTGCAGATTCAGCCCGCGAGTATCGACGTGCGGCTCGGCCGCGAGTTCCTGGAGTTCCAGCGCGCGAACATCCCCTGCATCCACCCGAACGACGAGACCGAGGTGGACGACTACGTCACGGAGACCGTCGTCGAGGAAGAGGGCGAGTTCATCCTCCACCCCGGCGACTTCGTCCTCGGGACGACGCACGAGCGCGTCGAAGTCCCCGACGACCTCGTCGCGCAGGTCGAGGGCCGGTCGTCGCTCGGCCGCCTCGCCGTCGTCGTGCACGCGACCGCCGGGTTCATCGACCCCGGGTTCCGGGGGAAGATAACGCTCGAACTCTCCAACCTCGGGACCGCGCCGGTCGCGCTCAGTCCGGGGATGCGCATCAGCCAGCTCGTGTTCACGGAGCTCACGAGCCGCGCCGACCGCCCGTACGGGAGCGCGCGTGGCTCTAAGTACCAAGACCAGGGCGGTCCGCAGGCGTCCCGCATCCGGGGCGACCGCGAGTTCGGGGGCGAGCAGTGA
- a CDS encoding inorganic diphosphatase — protein sequence MTNLWEDLETGPDAPDVIYAVVECLKGERNKYEYDKDIPGVMLDRVLHSNVHYPSDYGFIPQSYYDDEDPFDVLVLVKDQTFPGCVIEARPVGLMEMDDDGEKDDKVIAVPVEDPRYDHIEDIEDVTDQKKEEIEEFFETYKNLEAGKEVEVLGWQDKQAAKDAIEHAQDLYQENFA from the coding sequence ATGACGAACCTCTGGGAAGACCTCGAAACCGGCCCCGACGCGCCCGACGTCATCTACGCCGTCGTGGAGTGCCTGAAGGGCGAGCGGAACAAGTACGAGTACGACAAGGACATCCCCGGCGTGATGCTCGACCGCGTCCTCCACTCGAACGTCCACTACCCCTCCGACTACGGATTCATCCCGCAGTCCTACTACGACGACGAGGACCCGTTCGACGTGCTCGTGCTCGTGAAAGACCAGACGTTCCCCGGCTGCGTCATCGAAGCCCGTCCCGTCGGCCTGATGGAGATGGACGACGACGGCGAGAAGGACGACAAGGTCATCGCGGTGCCCGTCGAAGACCCCCGGTACGACCACATCGAGGACATCGAGGACGTCACCGACCAGAAGAAAGAGGAGATCGAGGAGTTCTTCGAGACGTACAAGAACCTCGAAGCGGGCAAGGAAGTCGAAGTGCTGGGCTGGCAGGACAAGCAGGCCGCGAAGGACGCCATCGAGCACGCCCAAGACCTCTACCAGGAGAACTTCGCGTAA
- the rnhA gene encoding ribonuclease HI produces MPVIDCDPDDARERLQAAGASVEDGNTEHERWRASLGDATAVAYDETVVVQGASPTDITAVIEDHAGRVHVYFDGASRGNPGPAAVGWVLVSGDGIVAEGGDRIGRATNNQAEYDALVAGLEAADRYGFDEVEIRGDSQLVVKQVTGAWNTNDPTLKEKRVRVRELLERFDDWSLTHVPREVNDRADDLANEALDND; encoded by the coding sequence ATGCCGGTTATCGACTGCGACCCCGACGACGCCCGCGAGCGCCTCCAGGCGGCCGGCGCGTCCGTCGAGGACGGGAACACCGAACACGAGCGCTGGCGCGCGAGCCTGGGGGACGCGACCGCGGTCGCGTACGACGAGACGGTCGTCGTGCAGGGAGCGAGCCCCACGGACATCACGGCCGTCATCGAAGACCACGCGGGCCGCGTGCACGTCTACTTCGACGGCGCGAGCCGCGGCAACCCGGGGCCCGCCGCGGTCGGCTGGGTGCTCGTCTCCGGCGACGGCATCGTCGCGGAGGGCGGCGACCGCATCGGCCGCGCGACGAACAATCAGGCCGAGTACGACGCGCTCGTCGCGGGCCTCGAAGCCGCCGACCGCTACGGGTTCGACGAGGTCGAAATCCGCGGGGACTCCCAGCTCGTCGTGAAGCAGGTGACGGGCGCGTGGAACACGAACGACCCGACGCTGAAGGAAAAACGCGTCCGGGTGCGCGAACTCCTCGAACGGTTCGACGACTGGTCGCTCACGCACGTCCCCCGCGAGGTGAACGACCGCGCGGACGACCTGGCGAACGAGGCGCTCGACAATGACTGA
- a CDS encoding 4-phosphopantoate--beta-alanine ligase, protein MSDVDVPEDHPRYESLLTRHRIEEGVEKGITSKQGLIAEGRGEAFDYLLGEETTESADAAARAAAAHLLLARHPVLSVNGNVAALVPGEMVELSEAVGADLEVNLFNRTEERMEAIAAHLREHGASDVKGLAADASIPGLSHERAKVDADGIYDADVVLVPLEDGDRAAALAEMGKTEIVVDLNPMSRSARSAAVPIIDNILRAVPNVTRHARDLADASDEELRDVVESFDRTAALAAAERRIREGVGDR, encoded by the coding sequence ATGAGCGACGTGGACGTGCCGGAAGACCACCCGCGCTACGAGTCCCTCCTCACCCGCCACCGCATCGAGGAGGGCGTCGAGAAGGGCATCACGAGCAAGCAGGGACTCATCGCGGAGGGCCGCGGCGAGGCGTTCGACTACCTCCTCGGGGAGGAGACGACGGAGAGCGCGGACGCGGCCGCGCGCGCCGCCGCGGCCCACCTCTTGCTCGCACGCCATCCCGTGCTCTCGGTGAACGGGAACGTCGCCGCGCTCGTGCCCGGCGAGATGGTGGAACTGTCGGAGGCCGTCGGGGCCGACCTCGAAGTCAACCTCTTCAACCGCACCGAGGAGCGGATGGAGGCCATCGCCGCGCACTTGCGCGAGCACGGCGCGAGCGACGTGAAGGGGCTGGCGGCGGACGCCAGCATCCCGGGGTTGTCGCACGAGCGCGCGAAGGTGGACGCGGACGGCATCTACGACGCGGACGTGGTGCTCGTCCCGCTGGAGGACGGCGACCGCGCGGCGGCGCTCGCGGAGATGGGGAAGACGGAGATAGTGGTCGACCTGAACCCGATGAGTCGGTCGGCGCGGAGCGCGGCCGTCCCCATCATCGACAACATCCTGCGCGCGGTACCGAACGTCACGCGGCACGCGCGCGACCTGGCGGACGCGAGCGACGAGGAACTCCGCGATGTCGTCGAGTCGTTCGACCGGACGGCGGCGCTGGCGGCCGCGGAGCGCCGCATCCGGGAGGGTGTGGGTGACCGATAG
- the pth2 gene encoding peptidyl-tRNA hydrolase Pth2: MKQAIVVRADLGMGMGKVAAQASHASLRAFEYADDRAQRAWKQGGQKKIVLKANSERELYELNEEAKAAGLPSAVIEDAGHTQVEPGTPTALAIGPAPEADVDAITGDLSLF; the protein is encoded by the coding sequence ATGAAGCAAGCCATCGTCGTGCGCGCCGACCTCGGGATGGGAATGGGGAAGGTCGCCGCGCAGGCGTCGCACGCGTCGCTCCGGGCGTTCGAGTACGCGGACGACCGAGCGCAGCGGGCGTGGAAGCAGGGCGGACAGAAGAAGATAGTGCTCAAGGCGAACTCGGAGCGCGAACTGTACGAACTGAACGAGGAGGCGAAGGCCGCCGGCCTCCCGTCCGCGGTCATCGAGGACGCCGGACACACGCAGGTGGAACCGGGGACGCCGACCGCGCTCGCCATCGGCCCCGCGCCAGAGGCGGACGTGGACGCGATAACGGGCGACCTCTCCCTGTTCTGA
- a CDS encoding thiamine-phosphate synthase family protein — MKFVEELVVEEFLPTFRSMLAADLRERGLTQQAVADVLGVSQSAVSKYATGDVARNEELAEDDRVRDLVERVGEGLAAGDMSAVQALVEAEVLIRKLEARGDVLALLHEDAVPELAEYEGDFRVHDPDSELLVRERVRSSVRRGVRTLEHASGFATLVPNVGSNLVECLPTTESVEDVAGVPGRIFDVMGRVEVPGEPAFGVSEHVASVLLAARAAGSSASAALDIRYDPDIVAALEERGHVTAEFDADYDDLSAAVADALADRPDATVLYQTGGYGIEPVLYVLGESAPAVAAVARDLRD; from the coding sequence GTGAAGTTCGTCGAGGAGCTCGTGGTGGAGGAGTTCCTCCCCACGTTCCGGTCGATGCTCGCCGCCGACCTCCGGGAGCGCGGACTCACCCAGCAGGCGGTCGCGGACGTGCTCGGCGTGAGCCAGTCCGCGGTGTCGAAGTACGCGACGGGCGACGTGGCGCGCAACGAGGAACTCGCGGAGGACGACCGGGTGCGAGACCTCGTGGAGCGCGTCGGCGAGGGGCTCGCGGCCGGCGACATGAGCGCGGTGCAGGCGCTCGTCGAGGCCGAAGTCCTGATTCGGAAACTGGAGGCGCGCGGGGACGTGCTCGCCCTCCTGCACGAGGACGCCGTCCCCGAACTCGCGGAGTACGAGGGCGACTTCCGCGTGCACGACCCGGACAGCGAACTCCTCGTCCGCGAGCGCGTGCGGTCGAGCGTGCGGCGGGGCGTGCGGACGCTCGAACACGCGAGCGGGTTCGCGACGCTCGTCCCGAACGTCGGGTCGAACCTCGTGGAGTGCCTGCCGACGACGGAATCGGTGGAGGACGTGGCGGGCGTTCCGGGCCGCATCTTCGACGTGATGGGGCGCGTCGAGGTGCCCGGGGAGCCGGCGTTCGGCGTGTCCGAGCACGTCGCGAGCGTCCTGCTCGCCGCGCGCGCGGCGGGGAGTTCCGCGAGCGCCGCGCTCGACATCCGGTACGACCCCGACATCGTCGCCGCGCTCGAAGAACGCGGTCACGTGACGGCGGAGTTCGACGCGGACTACGACGACCTCTCGGCGGCCGTCGCGGACGCGCTCGCCGACCGACCGGACGCGACCGTGCTCTACCAGACCGGCGGGTACGGCATCGAGCCCGTGCTGTACGTGCTCGGGGAGTCCGCGCCCGCGGTCGCCGCGGTCGCCCGCGACCTCCGGGACTAG
- a CDS encoding pantoate kinase — protein sequence MTEGARAFVPGHVTGLFSIHRDDDPARAGSRGAGLTLTDGVTVSVRPADDSVVFLNGERADVAAVAGVLDALGVTARVEAETPLPVGAGFGVSGAMALGAAYAANAVFECGHAENALVRLAHEAEVEAGTGLGDVVAQARGGAPIREEPGAPPHGRLDGVPETARVEYASFGGLSTAEVLSGDTETLSAAGERALDRLLDAPTLDRFVAESRTFASEAGLLTDDIDEVVGDVLDAGGRASMAMLGRTVFALDHGLTDAGYDAEACRIHPAGATLR from the coding sequence ATGACAGAGGGAGCGCGCGCGTTCGTCCCCGGGCACGTCACGGGGTTGTTCAGCATTCACCGCGACGACGACCCGGCGCGGGCGGGGTCGCGGGGCGCGGGACTGACGCTGACGGACGGCGTCACCGTGTCCGTGCGGCCGGCCGACGATTCTGTGGTGTTCCTGAACGGCGAGCGCGCGGACGTGGCGGCGGTCGCGGGCGTGCTGGACGCGCTCGGCGTGACGGCGCGCGTGGAGGCGGAGACGCCGCTCCCCGTGGGCGCGGGGTTCGGCGTGTCGGGTGCGATGGCGCTGGGCGCGGCGTACGCGGCGAACGCGGTGTTCGAGTGCGGGCACGCGGAGAACGCGCTCGTCCGGCTCGCGCACGAGGCGGAGGTCGAGGCCGGCACCGGTCTCGGGGACGTGGTGGCGCAGGCGCGGGGCGGCGCGCCGATTCGGGAGGAACCGGGCGCGCCGCCGCACGGCCGACTGGACGGCGTGCCGGAGACGGCGCGCGTCGAGTACGCGTCGTTCGGCGGGCTGTCCACGGCCGAGGTGCTCTCCGGGGACACCGAGACGCTCTCCGCGGCGGGCGAGCGCGCGCTCGACCGACTGCTCGACGCGCCGACGCTCGACCGGTTCGTCGCGGAGTCCCGGACGTTCGCGTCCGAAGCGGGACTGCTGACGGACGACATCGACGAGGTCGTGGGGGACGTGTTGGACGCGGGCGGGCGGGCGTCGATGGCGATGCTCGGCCGGACGGTGTTCGCGCTCGACCACGGCCTCACGGACGCGGGGTACGACGCCGAGGCCTGCCGGATTCATCCCGCGGGCGCGACGCTCCGGTAA
- a CDS encoding alkaline phosphatase family protein has protein sequence MGLLDRLGGGAPRVAFLGLDGVPASLVAQHPDVFSNLTALADAGSTGTIDSIAPPDELACWPALTAGKNPGRTGVYGIQDRETGTYETYVPMGGDVQTDRVWDYVTAADRNATVLNVPVTAPPQQDAQRMVSGFLSPSVEQAAHPPAVAEYLDGIGYRLQTNAKLGHRDDKSDFLANAHDTLDARYEAFDHFVDANDWDFFCGAFTATDHVNHFLYRDYLADGDYREEFLAFYEKLDRYVGALHDSLPDDVALVVASDHGFTSLDHEVYANAWLEREGWLDFDGDPETLADISDDTRAYSLSPGRFYLNLDGREPRGSVREDDYHAVRDELADELRDLTGPDGTPVVERVVEKEAAFDGPHDDIAPDLVAIPTDGFDLKAGFRDGHDVFETGHRTGMHTFDDALLVTDEPGLRTDAASLYDLTPTMLDLLDIDYDTTDFDGKTLL, from the coding sequence ATGGGATTGCTCGACCGCCTCGGCGGCGGCGCGCCACGGGTCGCGTTCCTGGGTCTCGACGGAGTGCCGGCGAGCCTCGTCGCCCAGCACCCGGACGTCTTCTCGAACCTCACCGCTCTCGCTGACGCCGGTAGCACCGGCACTATCGACTCCATCGCGCCGCCGGACGAACTCGCGTGCTGGCCCGCGCTCACCGCCGGGAAGAACCCCGGGCGCACGGGCGTGTACGGGATTCAAGACCGCGAAACCGGGACGTACGAGACGTACGTGCCGATGGGCGGCGACGTGCAGACAGACCGCGTCTGGGATTACGTCACGGCCGCCGACCGGAACGCCACCGTCCTGAACGTCCCGGTCACCGCGCCGCCCCAGCAGGACGCCCAGCGGATGGTGTCGGGGTTCCTCTCCCCGAGCGTCGAACAGGCCGCGCACCCGCCCGCCGTCGCGGAGTACCTCGACGGCATCGGGTATCGCCTCCAGACGAACGCGAAACTCGGCCACCGCGACGACAAGTCCGACTTCCTCGCGAACGCCCACGACACCCTCGACGCGCGCTACGAGGCGTTCGACCACTTCGTCGACGCGAACGACTGGGACTTCTTCTGCGGCGCGTTCACCGCGACCGACCACGTGAACCACTTCCTCTACCGGGACTACCTCGCCGACGGCGACTACCGCGAGGAGTTCCTGGCGTTCTACGAGAAACTCGACCGGTACGTCGGCGCGCTCCACGACAGCCTCCCGGACGACGTGGCGCTCGTCGTCGCGTCCGACCACGGGTTCACGAGCCTCGACCACGAGGTGTACGCGAACGCGTGGCTCGAACGCGAGGGCTGGCTCGACTTCGACGGCGACCCGGAGACGCTCGCGGACATCAGCGACGACACCCGCGCGTACTCGCTCAGCCCCGGCCGGTTCTACCTGAACCTCGACGGCCGCGAACCCCGCGGGAGCGTCCGCGAAGACGACTACCACGCCGTTCGGGACGAACTCGCGGACGAACTCCGCGACCTCACCGGCCCCGACGGCACCCCGGTGGTCGAGCGCGTCGTGGAGAAGGAGGCCGCCTTCGACGGTCCGCACGACGACATCGCGCCCGACCTCGTCGCCATCCCCACCGACGGCTTCGACCTCAAAGCCGGCTTCCGGGACGGCCACGACGTGTTCGAGACCGGCCACCGCACCGGCATGCACACGTTCGACGACGCCCTCCTCGTCACCGACGAACCCGGCCTCCGCACCGACGCCGCCAGCCTCTACGACCTCACCCCCACGATGCTCGACCTCCTCGACATCGACTACGACACCACCGACTTCGACGGCAAAACACTACTGTAG
- a CDS encoding DUF7551 domain-containing protein, which yields MCGVTLADLRRRLTDLATGGSYRVACLDTGERPYPVTDQRFPDRETARDAVELAARYRERLAAYDPRAPTYDLAVEHARDAGGDPDRAPPREACGLLAGALFDALGDCGETDVERTILDTYIAAASETTDPDALGVALLDTIAGVLDDALPPARQQAVVARATDHLPEDADTVAAALDALRDGSLLSGYAYRTRTGRLDLRLDGYAFDADDDRLPTLPLTVALARANRTVAVTDAHRTRTGDWRLSLSLDADAPRGLARATVTP from the coding sequence ATGTGTGGTGTGACGCTCGCCGACCTCCGACGGCGACTGACCGACCTCGCGACCGGCGGCTCCTACCGCGTCGCGTGCCTCGACACGGGTGAACGGCCCTACCCCGTCACCGACCAGCGCTTCCCCGACCGGGAGACCGCGCGCGACGCCGTGGAACTCGCGGCCAGGTACCGGGAGCGACTCGCCGCGTACGACCCGCGCGCGCCGACGTACGACCTCGCCGTCGAACACGCCCGCGACGCCGGCGGCGACCCCGACCGCGCGCCGCCCCGGGAGGCCTGCGGCCTGCTCGCGGGCGCGCTGTTCGACGCGCTCGGCGACTGCGGCGAGACCGACGTGGAGCGCACGATTCTCGATACCTACATCGCGGCCGCGAGCGAGACCACCGACCCCGACGCGCTCGGCGTCGCGCTCCTCGACACCATCGCGGGCGTCTTGGACGACGCGCTCCCGCCCGCGCGCCAGCAGGCCGTCGTCGCGCGCGCCACCGACCACCTCCCGGAGGACGCCGACACGGTGGCGGCCGCGCTCGACGCGCTCCGCGACGGGTCGCTGCTCTCCGGGTACGCGTACCGGACGCGCACCGGCCGCCTCGACCTCCGCCTCGACGGCTACGCGTTCGACGCGGACGACGACCGCCTGCCGACGCTCCCGCTCACGGTGGCGCTCGCGCGCGCGAACCGAACCGTCGCTGTGACGGACGCGCACCGAACGCGGACGGGCGACTGGCGGCTGTCGCTCTCCCTGGACGCCGACGCGCCCCGCGGTCTCGCGCGGGCGACGGTGACGCCCTAG